The DNA sequence GGACTCTGTGAATTCCACAGAGGACTCCGGGGAGTTCAGCGATGACAGCACTTGCACGGAGTCCTCCTACGACGTGCTGCGGGACATCAAGGACTGCAGCCGGTACCTGGCCCGGGACCACTCCGGCTCCTTCATCCAGCAGAACTACGGGCTGCGGGCGAAGAGGAAAGTGCGATACAGCGACGACTACCTGTACGATGTGGACTCCATCGAGAACGAGAAGATCCTGGACAAGAAGGAGTGGCTCCCGGATGGGCCCAAGGAGGAGGACGACGACGAGTGGTGCCCCAAGAAACGGCGAAAAGTCTCTCGCAAGGAGCCCCCCGTGATCATCAAGTACATCATCATTAACAGGTTTAAAGGGGAGAAGCATATGCTGGTGAAGCTCAGCAAAGTGGATGCCAACGAGACAACTGTTACTCTGAACgaggagctgctcagcaaaTACAAGAAGCTGGCCCCACTGAAGGGCTTCtggcaggagaggcagcagagccgGCTGGATTTGCTTCGATCGTCTCTCTACCACAAGCAGAATTTCTATCTTAACGGCTCAGATGCTTCGTTCCTCCCTCACCCACGGAAGCGAAAATGCAAGCTAGCAAACAGGCACCGGATTCAAAGAATTAAAGCCATCGAGCAATCAGTGAACAAGCTGGGCTCTTGCTCCTCTGATCACAAGCAGCCTTGCAGCAGTAAGGAGGACGTGGGCCTGAAAGGGCTGCCGGCATTAGCCATTGCCACCCCCAGCTGTGCCAATGGATTACACGTCCACGACATCGCAGGCATCGCCGTGAAATGCAAACCGCAGGAGCGGGAGCACAAGGGGACGGAGCGGAAAGTGCTCCGCAGAATCAAATTCAAAAGTGAAGCCAGGTTAAAGTGCAAGAAGATTAAAGCTGCCACCAGTACGGCAGAGGACTCTCCAGCACTGGAAAACCAGGACTCTGCAGCGCGTCTGAAGGACGAAAACAGTCCCTGTGCTTCAGACAGCTCCCATCTCCCAGAGTGCCACGAGGATAAGGTTGCTAAAAATTCTCCTTTCCTACCATCCACCTCCTCTTCAGACAAGCCTCTGCCATCTGCTAATATCACCACCAATGTACCCCTGATCCCCGGAGGGTATCTGCAGACGTTGTTAGATGCTTCAGATCTGTCGAGCAACACGGGTATCCCGTACTTCGCCCAGCACTCctccgagcagcagcagcacccgcTCCCCAGCATCGTCCCGCCGGAAAAGCCCTTCCCGTCCCTGCAGCCGGCGCAGAGCTGCGTCCTCTCCCCGCCCTCCGAGTCGGAGCTGCAGCAGTCGCCCGGCCACTTGGAGATGGAGCAGGGCAGCTTCGGCAGCATGTGGCCGGCCAGCAAGGGCAGCGAGCGCCAGGAGTTCCCCGGGGACATGCCGGAGGCGGCCGGAATGCCGAATGAGTTTGCCCCCGGCACGGACGGCCTCCCCACCTCTGGATACACTCAAGTCAATCTGAATAGCGGCAAATTGCTATACCAAAAAAATTACATGCCGGATAGCCAACAAGTGCAGTCTGATGATTCTTATCAGTCATGTCATTTCAATAATGGAGAGGGGCGCTTTCATTTCCAACGAGGTACACTCAGTACGGATGATGGCAGGCTCATTAGTTTTGATTCAGTGGGTTCATTGTCAGTTAGTTCTAGCAATTACAGTTCTTTAAGTTTAAAATCTTGTGAAAAGGACGGCGAGGATGATATTAATGATGATTTCTTGGCCCACTGCAGTCCCAAGCTAGTGATCCAGCAGAGCATAGATGAAATCACCCCTTTGAAGGAGTCCACGGACCTTTTAGACATTTCCAACTTCACACCTGATAGGTTCCGCCAGTCGTCGCTTTCAGAGATGTCCCCTCCAGACACCCCCAACCTGTCCCCACAGATAGCTGGCTCCGATGCCAAGCCTCTGGGCACACTGAAGGGCTTTCAGGAGAGCCCCCAGGCCTCCCTCAACAGTTCCGAAAAGGTCAAGTGGAACTGTGGGGTCCTGCAGACCGAGGATCAGACAGATAATGGGTTTGCTTTAAATAATCACCAGTTCCAGTTCCATATGTTCAACGATGAAGATTCTGTCAGCCTTCTCGAAAAGAGTCCATGCTTGTCAACATTTAATGAGCCATCTGGTCAAATTAGCACCAATAGCAAAGTGTCAAAATCGAAGAGGAAAAGTTCATCCAGCAAGAATGTGGGTACAAACCAAAGCTCTTCCCAGAAAGCCACCCGgaaaaaatcacccaaaaccaacaaaggAACCGATAAGCCGCAAGGGAAAAACTCCAGGCAGGCACCCAAATCCaccaggaaagggaaaaatgcagCAGGAGTCAACGGA is a window from the Vidua macroura isolate BioBank_ID:100142 chromosome 14, ASM2450914v1, whole genome shotgun sequence genome containing:
- the NEXMIF gene encoding neurite extension and migration factor, yielding MDDQQEQDCASEDQETILINGVKENESHALDGDERPCSAAEAAAPFPALSAAPKEGPACHRAPTAKKPCLLSPQSPLRLTDVPEHASDDSSAHAISLTSCVTKGMSSWSLPGDCEKAPFTMMEPGGMSALTGDCLMQPSRTCLGCFIESKDGIDAEPGISLKVGDINRDYDTCSVSDIGIHCMSTGETMRYGDQLLSDQLLSFPMHKSRAADKRDAEKSDSDSEDPTQKNYYEGLLLDKCNGEEPLLTNPNQEWGYFESFISESKIELLDLCSKNELSVNLFSEEDVDNYMFDDDDSTLGSDVCSLKIRYESFQDNVREKTSTLQEDAQFNFFPSVFSNCTKRDSRSTLKRGPSGATDPSQFKSEEGIIWGEEEEDGEEEDGEEEEKAALNKSCNSTEMVQYVGSKRSHFLDSVNSTEDSGEFSDDSTCTESSYDVLRDIKDCSRYLARDHSGSFIQQNYGLRAKRKVRYSDDYLYDVDSIENEKILDKKEWLPDGPKEEDDDEWCPKKRRKVSRKEPPVIIKYIIINRFKGEKHMLVKLSKVDANETTVTLNEELLSKYKKLAPLKGFWQERQQSRLDLLRSSLYHKQNFYLNGSDASFLPHPRKRKCKLANRHRIQRIKAIEQSVNKLGSCSSDHKQPCSSKEDVGLKGLPALAIATPSCANGLHVHDIAGIAVKCKPQEREHKGTERKVLRRIKFKSEARLKCKKIKAATSTAEDSPALENQDSAARLKDENSPCASDSSHLPECHEDKVAKNSPFLPSTSSSDKPLPSANITTNVPLIPGGYLQTLLDASDLSSNTGIPYFAQHSSEQQQHPLPSIVPPEKPFPSLQPAQSCVLSPPSESELQQSPGHLEMEQGSFGSMWPASKGSERQEFPGDMPEAAGMPNEFAPGTDGLPTSGYTQVNLNSGKLLYQKNYMPDSQQVQSDDSYQSCHFNNGEGRFHFQRGTLSTDDGRLISFDSVGSLSVSSSNYSSLSLKSCEKDGEDDINDDFLAHCSPKLVIQQSIDEITPLKESTDLLDISNFTPDRFRQSSLSEMSPPDTPNLSPQIAGSDAKPLGTLKGFQESPQASLNSSEKVKWNCGVLQTEDQTDNGFALNNHQFQFHMFNDEDSVSLLEKSPCLSTFNEPSGQISTNSKVSKSKRKSSSSKNVGTNQSSSQKATRKKSPKTNKGTDKPQGKNSRQAPKSTRKGKNAAGVNGEKAPAVGGRAVTQLGTMAMATKGVAEGTQHCGPAGVKLGKHNGLSGEWALGKEGGTGWSEASLGNATSLLDDDQREFEEPSNILSNIASGMADVQRFMMASIEPLWGPVGHNSVPDIFRSPESNSLKLKTLKILAGTSQESKKKANGGSPVVAKNHKSNNKGSSKNSKAVTCDPGRPNCSTGFSTDIHAPFFDKNYSNLSTLGNNGPTHKKLYRHKSSSKSLRDENCKIKRTDREQPHKDPPVTAAFEKLRESDSILLKAETAFLGFPVFEEETPFSRKTVDLFFLFFPPSVPFRNLPCGLLKCKC